One Zeugodacus cucurbitae isolate PBARC_wt_2022May chromosome 3, idZeuCucr1.2, whole genome shotgun sequence genomic region harbors:
- the LOC114803552 gene encoding anaphase-promoting complex subunit 11, with protein sequence MKLTIKSWTGVATWRWIANDENCGICRMSFESTCPECALPGDDCPLVWGVCSHCFHMHCIVKWLNLQTMNKQCPMCRQSWKFNIH encoded by the exons ATGAAACTGACAATTAAATCATGGACTGGCGTAGCAACTTGGCGATGGATCGCAAATGATGAAAATTGCGGCATCTGTCGAATGTCTTTCGAGA gtACCTGTCCGGAGTGTGCGCTACCTGGTGACGATTGTCCTTTAGTGTGGGGCGTGTGCTCACACTGTTTTCATATGCACTGCATTGTTAAGTGGTTGAATTTGCAAACTATGAATAAGCAATGTCCCATGTGCCGCCAAAGTTGGAAATTCAATATACATTGA
- the LOC105208522 gene encoding mucin-5AC translates to MRLAKERSREREMDSELNKLCLPGLPPLPKSLSTAAAGVSSAASSATHSNTASPLNNHHHHAMHGVESVDLFLGPSTSAAATRNHYRHGSLSSTQESLSDRESIHSRASSSHSSHHTPTNTNTDNGGTSISLSGGSGSSTTSTLDTQLAILRREMYGLRQLDLSLLSQLWALNESIQGFRVFLQEQEALSPPSPSPTPSDTNSLTSEGEEESYSAQPLKLAHPIVAQAALPPGGSTTSHASTSSASGTSGSSSATSSMGKHGGMPLPPAPQKTHPQLPRILQQRMRRAPPPPPPTTRPKTSKDAMAAANGATTTPLPQRPA, encoded by the coding sequence atgagATTAGCAAAGGAACGTTCACGTGAGCGTGAAATGGATagtgaattgaataaattatgtTTGCCGGGTCTGCCGCCACTGCCAAAAAGTTTAAGCACAGCTGCTGCAGGCGTTTCGTCGGCCGCCTCCTCAGCAACACACTCGAATACGGCGTCACCATTAAACAACCATCATCATCATGCCATGCACGGTGTTGAGAGTGTGGATCTCTTTTTGGGGCCATCCACATCGGCCGCGGCTACGCGTAATCACTATCGACACGGCAGTTTGTCGTCGACGCAAGAGTCGTTGAGCGATCGCGAAAGTATACACAGTCGCGCCTCTTCGTCGCACAGTAGTCATCACACGCCTACAAATACCAATACCGACAATGGTGGCACATCAATTTCACTAAGTGgtggcagtggcagcagcacAACCAGTACGTTAGACACACAACTAGCCATATTGCGTCGTGAAATGTATGGACTGCGTCAGTTAGATCTATCTTTACTCTCACAATTATGGGCACTCAACGAATCGATTCAGGGATTTCGCGTATTTCTACAAGAACAAGAAGCGCTCTCACCACCATCACCCTCGCCAACGCCATCTGACACTAATTCGCTTACATCGGAGGGCGAAGAGGAATCGTATTCAGCGCAACCATTGAAATTAGCACATCCCATTGTTGCACAAGCAGCTCTACCACCTGGTGGCTCGACTACATCACACGCCTCAACAAGTTCAGCGTCTGGCACATCGGGCTCATCATCGGCTACCTCTTCGATGGGTAAGCATGGCGGCATGCCTTTACCGCCGGCACCACAAAAGACACACCCACAGCTGCCACGCATTTTGCAGCAACGTATGCGACGcgcaccgccgccaccgccaccaaCAACACGACCCAAAACGTCTAAGGACGCAATGGCGGCAGCCAATGGCGCAACAACGACACCACTACCACAAAGACCAGCATGA
- the LOC105208523 gene encoding phosphatidylinositol glycan anchor biosynthesis class U protein, with protein sequence MFIKKPIAICSSEFVCLIGVQKIFCRCIEIFLELFTKNMEKRLLLLVALAGLARYYFQGFQWIGDRVEVSTPINSYKRVQEGIYLYENGIDPYIGDVVHELPVILVLLVRIFGVISSYVPLFYVLIDLLTAMLLYKLAQKFVRTKLVEQKVEALQFAVGTEELQVQISDLDMIPRCVLLAYLFNPLALLSCAGLTSTVLSNFLLASTLYFLAQRQLLPCIMCLALETMRNLYPLVLIAPVVLVFTQRAKSTTTAAIGVLSLFAVACLAITGLNYALIQSWSFVDATLGFIFLYRDLQPNIGLFWYFFTEMFEHFRTMFLITFQMNATVLYLVPLSLKLRKEPLLLATVLIALMSIFRSYPSVGDVSFYLALLPLWRRCWKFMAHNFVVFCFFVVTLCMMPALWQLWIYSGSANANFYFGTTLAFSTGQIFLVTDLLFAHVKRDFCLRNGLKVYIDGKEAKIILE encoded by the exons atgtttataaaaaaaccaatagcaatttgctcgtcagaatttgtttgtttaattgGCGTCCAGAAAATATTTTGCCGGTGTATAGAAATCTTTTtggaattatttacaaaaaatatggaaaaaaggtTACTGCTGCTGGTGGCGCTTGCTGGCCTAGCGCGTTACTACTTTCAGGGATTTCAGTGGATTGGCGACAGAGTTGAAGTGTCAACGCCTATAAACTCCTACAAGCGAG TGCAAGAGGGCATATATCTATACGAAAATGGTATAGATCCCTATATCGGCGATGTGGTGCACGAGTTGCCAGTAATTTTAGTGCTGCTTGTACGCATTTTTGGTGTGATATCAAGCTATGTGCCATTATTCTATGTACTGATTGATTTGCTGACTGCTATGCTACTATATAAATTGGCACAGAAATTTGTACGCACAAAATTGGTGGAGCAAAAAGTGGAGGCGCTACAATTTGCAGTAGGCACAGAGGAGCTACAAGTACAAATCTCAGACTTAGATATGATACCGCGTTGTGTATTACTGGCTTATCTCTTCAATCCATTAGCGTTACTCAGTTGTGCTGGTCTCACCTCGACAGTACTCAGCAATTTCTTGCTGGCATCCACACTATATTTCCTAGCGCAACGACAGTTATTACCTTGCATTATGTGTTTAGCGCTGGAAACAATGCGTAATCTCTATCCGCTGGTGCTAATCGCACCAGTTGTATTGGTTTTCACACAGCGCGCTAAATCCACTACCACCGCTGCCATTGGTGTTTTGTCGCTATTCGCTGTAGCCTGTCTGGCTATCACCGGTTTGAACTATGCTTTAATACAGAGCTGGAGCTTTGTAGATGCTACGCTGGGTTTCAT TTTCTTATACCGCGATCTACAACCAAATATCGgacttttctggtatttctTTACGGAAATGTTCGAACACTTTCGCACAATGTTCCTAATTACATTCCAAATGAACGCCACCGTCCTTTACCTAGTGCCATTATCGCTTAAATTGCGCAAAGAACCATTGCTGTTAGCAACAGTGCTCATTGCATTAATGTCCATATTCCGTTCGTATCCCAGTGTTGGTGATGTTAGCTTCTATTTGGCTTTGTTACCGTTGTGGCGTCGCTGCTGGAAGT TTATGGCGCATAACTTTGTTGTGTTCTGCTTTTTCGTGGTCACTTTATGCATGATGCCAGCGTTATGGCAATTATGGATTTATTCCGGCTCGGCGAATGCTAACTTCTACTTTGGCACCACGTTAGCTTTCTCCACGGGACAA atattcCTGGTCACCGACTTGCTGTTTGCGCATGTCAAACGTGATTTCTGTCTACGCAACGGTTTGAAAGTCTACATTGATGGCAAGgaagcaaaaattattttagaatga
- the LOC105208524 gene encoding U3 small nucleolar ribonucleoprotein protein MPP10 → MGSVEKNNILDNEALNDITKEFKEITEDPTQFLLVVPTKKQEDIKTLLQKTYQACVRNDEISKNALEILPELVVEDMDEEQIWQQLELRNNSILSALVENASKLLSLKEEKLEVRLDEDDNQEMEEEIEERENEVEDNSGDADLFNGQRDDESVEKQEVYQKKKENKKKRKGRTSVVDDKFFKLSEMEAFLEDEDAKEMRRQNKKGGSALDATVDYFADDLGIEDAEEDDEDGNPAYNEFFDEDDDVDADESMEKETKKQKDHFKETHSDDDEEMSVDENEDDDKENEDDEEENEAEDDEDEDMQSEDENEVKTSNEGLQPASSGSDDSEDEEERKADQPQSSYEIRQSRLEQRIREYEEEVLGEKPWQLRGEVQATSRPANSLLEELLEFESTVRPAPIITEHTTRCLEDIIKQRIKDQAWDDPQTKMRPVQSPHEFRKQLILDQEKSKESLAQVYEKEYQKELDKFDPNRADAAEEESKEHIEIKQLMRALFVKLDALSNFHFTPKPVAPEARIITNTPAVNMEEVAPVAVSDAKLLAPEEVYRGPKNELLGKTERNRTDKNRERRKKKQKQRVINRLLDEKSKKKQELGIAPTKKEENAKLLKSLTKHRNVEKLNTTSDDQRALKSSKSFFSKLQDTTSVAGQAAIAAKAKKQKSTGKALTAKRVKL, encoded by the exons ATGGGCAGCGTTGAGAAGAATAATATTCTCGACAATGAGGCACTTAACGACATAACTAAAGAATTCAAGGAAATTACTGAGGATCCAACACAATTTCTACTTGT TGTGCCTACCAAAAAGCAGGAagatataaaaacattattacagAAAACTTATCAAGCTTGTGTACGGAACGATGAAATTAGTAAGAATGCGCTCGAAATACTGCCGGAGTTGGTTGTGGAGGACATGGACGAAGAACAAATTTGGCAACAGTTGGAACTGCGCAACAATAGCATACTCTCTGCGCTGGTAGAAAATGCGTCCAAGTTATTGTCGCTTAAGGAAGAGAAATTGGAAGTGCGTCTAGATGAGGATGATAATCAAGAAATGGAAGAGGAAATCGAGGAAAGGGAAAATGAAGTAGAAGATAATTCCGGAGACGCAGATTTATTTAATGGTCAGCGTGATGACGAAAGCGTTGAAAAACAAGAAGTCtaccaaaaaaagaaagaaaacaaaaagaaacgtAAGGGGCGCACATCAGTGGTAGATGATAAATTCTTTAAGTTGAGTGAAATGGAGGCATTTTTGGAAGATGAAGATGCCAAAGAGATGCGACGACAAAATAAAAAAGGCGGTAGTGCGTTGGATGCAACAGTCGACTATTTTGCGGATGATTTGGGTATAGAAGATGCAGAGGAGGATGATGAAGATGGTAATCCTGCTTACAATGAGTTTTTCGATGAAGATGATGATGTAGATGCAGATGAAAGTATGGAAAAAGAAACGAAGAAACAAAAAGATCACTTCAAAGAAACGCATagtgatgatgatgaagaaATGAGTGTagatgaaaatgaagacgacGATAAAGAAAATGAAGACGATGAGGAAGAAAATGAAGCAGAGGATGATGAGGATGAAGATATGCAAAGTGAGGATGAAAATGAAGTCAAAACAAGCAACGAAGGTTTACAACCAGCATCATCAGGCTCTGATGATTCGGAAGATGAAGAGGAACGTAAAGCAGACCAACCACAATCTTCATACGAAATACGACAATCGCGTTTGGAGCAACGCATACGTGAGTATGAAGAAGAAGTGCTCGGCGAAAAACCATGGCAATTGAGAGGCGAAGTGCAGGCCACCAGCAGACCAGCGAACTCGCTCCTCGAGGAATTGCTAGAATTCGAATCAACCGTCAGACCAGCACCCATCATAACTGAGCACACAACACGTTGTTTGGAGGATATAATCAAGCAACGCATCAAAGATCAAGCCTGGGATGATCCGCAAACAAAAATGAGGCCAGTGCAATCACCACACGAGTTCCGCAAGCAATTAATATTGGATCAAGAAAAGTCCAAAGAATCACTGGCGCAAGTCTACGAAAAGGAATATCAAAAAGAATTAGATAAATTTGATCCAAATCGTGCCGACGCCGCAGAGGAAGAATCCAAAGAGCATATAGAAATAAAACAACTGATGCGCGCACTCTTCGTTAAATTGGATGCGCTTTCGAACTTCCACTTCACACCGAAACCCGTAGCACCAGAGGCTAGAATCATAACCAACACACCGGCGGTGAATATGGAGGAAGTGGCGCCGGTAGCCGTGAGCGATGCTAAATTGCTTGCGCCCGAAGAGGTCTATCGCGGTCCAAAGAATGAATTGCTCGGCAAGACGGAACGCAATCGTACGGATAAGAATCGCGAACGACgcaagaagaagcagaagcaaCGTGTCATCAATCGTCTGCTGGACGAGAAGAGCAAGAAGAAGCAGGAGTTGGGCATAGCGCCAACCAAGAAGGAGGAGAACGCCAAACTGCTCAAGTCGCTAACAAAGCATCGCAATGTGGAGAAG ttAAACACCACCAGCGACGATCAACGCGCATTGAAATCTTCCAAGTCGTTCTTCTCCAAATTGCAAGACACCACCAGCGTGGCGGGCCAAGCCGCCATTGCGGCGaaagccaaaaagcaaaaatccaCTGGGAAAGCGCTGACAGCGAAAAGAGTGAAATTGTAA